One genomic segment of Deinococcus budaensis includes these proteins:
- a CDS encoding NUDIX hydrolase codes for MSDAGANDTQTQTDTQVIYDGHIVRLERLEGKWEVVRHADAVAILALNEAGEMLLVRQRRPAIGGVTVEAPAGLIDGGETPETAARRELQEEVGLDGEMTLLTRFYSSPGFCDELLYVFEARNLRESKLPHDEDEDLEVVWMRPADVLSGLQGGTLSGSASTVTAALYGLQALARDRR; via the coding sequence ATGAGCGACGCCGGGGCGAACGACACGCAGACCCAGACCGACACGCAGGTCATCTACGACGGCCACATCGTGCGGCTGGAGCGGCTGGAGGGCAAGTGGGAGGTCGTCCGGCATGCGGACGCGGTGGCGATCCTGGCGCTGAACGAGGCCGGAGAGATGCTGCTGGTGCGCCAGCGCCGCCCGGCCATCGGCGGCGTGACCGTGGAGGCCCCGGCGGGCCTGATCGACGGGGGCGAGACGCCGGAGACCGCCGCCCGCCGCGAGCTTCAGGAGGAGGTGGGGCTGGACGGCGAGATGACGCTGCTCACCCGCTTCTACTCCAGCCCCGGCTTCTGCGACGAGTTGCTGTACGTGTTCGAGGCGCGCAACCTGCGCGAGAGCAAGCTCCCCCACGACGAGGACGAGGACCTCGAAGTCGTGTGGATGCGGCCCGCCGACGTGCTGAGCGGCCTGCAAGGCGGCACCCTGAGCGGCAGCGCCAGCACAGTCACGGCCGCGCTGTACGGCCTTCAGGCGCTGGCGCGGGACCGGCGGTGA
- the ribF gene encoding riboflavin biosynthesis protein RibF yields MKTYVSPTQRPDTETVVAIGSFDGVHLGHQALLAQLKAKGREHRVPTVVYTFDPPTRVLTQGVEFLSTLPEKLGLLARYGIDETVAVPFTPEFASRPKEAFLDDLRALRPRAVVVGEDFHFGRGRAGSLADLRAVTPEIVALPMHQLGGEDIKSTRIREYLKTGDVDGARRLLGRHYDAQGVVVQGDRLGRTIGWPTANVQVPQGKALPLGVFAVVAITERGPGNLQRHHGMANVGFRPTVNGTERRFEVHLFDYQGDLYGEELEVKFFTFLRGEQRFGGLEELKAQIGRDAQAARQALEGVR; encoded by the coding sequence GTGAAAACCTACGTCTCTCCCACCCAGCGCCCCGACACCGAGACGGTGGTGGCCATCGGCTCCTTCGACGGGGTGCATCTGGGGCATCAGGCGCTGCTCGCGCAGCTCAAGGCCAAGGGGCGCGAGCACCGGGTGCCCACGGTGGTCTACACCTTCGATCCGCCCACCCGGGTGCTGACCCAGGGGGTCGAGTTCCTGTCCACCCTGCCGGAAAAGCTGGGGCTGCTCGCCCGCTATGGCATCGACGAGACGGTGGCGGTGCCGTTCACGCCCGAGTTCGCCTCGCGGCCCAAGGAGGCCTTTTTGGACGATCTGCGCGCCCTGCGCCCACGCGCGGTCGTGGTGGGCGAGGACTTCCACTTCGGGCGCGGGCGGGCCGGGAGTCTGGCGGACCTGCGCGCGGTGACGCCCGAGATCGTCGCGCTGCCCATGCACCAGCTCGGCGGCGAGGACATCAAGAGCACCCGCATCCGCGAGTACCTGAAAACCGGGGACGTGGACGGCGCCCGCCGGTTGCTGGGCCGCCACTACGACGCGCAGGGGGTGGTCGTGCAGGGGGACCGGCTGGGGCGGACCATCGGCTGGCCCACCGCCAACGTGCAGGTGCCGCAGGGCAAGGCGCTGCCGCTGGGCGTGTTCGCCGTCGTCGCCATCACCGAGCGCGGGCCGGGCAACCTCCAGCGCCATCACGGGATGGCGAACGTGGGCTTTCGCCCCACCGTGAACGGCACCGAGCGCCGCTTCGAGGTTCACCTCTTCGACTACCAGGGCGACCTCTACGGCGAGGAGCTGGAGGTCAAGTTCTTCACCTTCCTGCGCGGCGAGCAGAGGTTCGGCGGGCTGGAGGAACTCAAAGCGCAGATCGGGCGCGATGCCCAGGCGGCGCGGCAGGCGCTGGAAGGCGTGCGGTAG
- a CDS encoding DUF6174 domain-containing protein, protein MNQSAGWLGTVLGLMLLAGGAQAGGAGEPPPAVPGASAGCVPGYVRPDFAALERELNAARARWRAAGVRDYRYDFRQVAAPVLFPTVRVTVRGGAVRDVVLVAGQTGEPSAQARATVEERFVQIAQALAFQRAQPCPAVEVTYDREDGHPTRLSTAPRDLNVADGDGEWTLTNFTRP, encoded by the coding sequence ATGAACCAATCTGCGGGGTGGCTCGGAACGGTGCTGGGGCTGATGCTGCTGGCAGGCGGGGCGCAGGCGGGCGGCGCCGGGGAACCTCCTCCGGCAGTTCCGGGTGCCTCGGCCGGGTGCGTGCCGGGCTACGTCCGCCCCGACTTCGCGGCGCTGGAGCGCGAGCTGAACGCCGCCCGCGCGAGGTGGAGGGCGGCGGGGGTGCGCGACTACCGCTACGACTTCCGGCAGGTCGCCGCGCCCGTCCTGTTTCCGACCGTGCGGGTCACCGTGCGCGGCGGGGCGGTGCGGGACGTGGTCCTGGTCGCCGGACAGACCGGGGAGCCGTCGGCCCAGGCCCGCGCGACGGTCGAGGAGCGCTTTGTCCAGATCGCCCAGGCCCTGGCCTTCCAGCGGGCGCAGCCGTGCCCGGCCGTCGAGGTGACCTACGACCGGGAAGACGGTCATCCCACCCGCCTCTCCACCGCCCCGCGCGACCTGAACGTGGCAGACGGCGACGGCGAGTGGACGCTGACGAACTTCACGCGGCCCTGA
- a CDS encoding 1,4-dihydroxy-6-naphthoate synthase, with protein sequence MTTLPAALDLGYSFCPNDTFIFYALHAGRVPAPLPVQERLEDVQTLNEWAREGRLPVTKISYRASFEVMDRYVALRSGGALGRGVGPLVVARDELGDLNSRRVASPGNLTTADLLLRLAYPDVQLTPMRYDEVMPAVARGEYDAGLIIHESRFTYQEHGLVKLMDLGAWWEGETGLPLPLGAILVRRDLPPEVQRGLNAAVRESLEYAYAHPAEPKAYIREHALEMSDEVMQAHIDLYVNDFSRDVGEEGERAVRELHRRAVAVGAARPSDLPLFVEE encoded by the coding sequence ATGACCACCCTTCCCGCCGCCCTCGACCTGGGCTACTCCTTCTGCCCCAACGACACCTTCATCTTCTACGCGCTGCACGCGGGGCGGGTCCCGGCGCCGCTGCCCGTGCAGGAGCGGCTGGAGGACGTGCAGACCCTCAACGAGTGGGCGCGGGAGGGCCGCCTCCCCGTCACCAAGATCAGCTACCGCGCCTCCTTCGAGGTGATGGACCGCTACGTCGCCCTGCGGTCGGGCGGGGCGCTGGGGCGCGGCGTGGGGCCGCTGGTGGTAGCCCGCGACGAACTGGGCGACCTGAACAGCAGACGGGTCGCCTCGCCGGGCAACCTCACGACCGCCGACCTGCTGCTGCGCCTAGCCTACCCGGACGTGCAGCTCACGCCGATGCGCTACGACGAGGTGATGCCCGCCGTGGCGCGGGGCGAGTACGACGCGGGGCTGATCATCCACGAGTCGCGCTTTACCTATCAGGAGCACGGGCTGGTCAAGCTGATGGACCTCGGCGCGTGGTGGGAGGGCGAGACGGGGCTGCCCCTCCCGCTGGGCGCGATCCTGGTGCGGCGCGACCTGCCGCCAGAGGTGCAGCGCGGCCTGAACGCGGCGGTGCGGGAGAGCCTGGAATATGCCTACGCGCACCCCGCCGAACCCAAGGCCTATATCCGGGAGCACGCGCTGGAAATGAGCGACGAGGTGATGCAGGCGCACATCGACCTGTACGTGAACGACTTTTCGCGCGACGTGGGCGAGGAGGGCGAGCGGGCCGTGCGCGAGCTGCACCGACGGGCGGTGGCGGTGGGGGCGGCGCGGCCGTCCGACCTGCCCCTGTTCGTGGAGGAATGA
- a CDS encoding PQQ-dependent sugar dehydrogenase, with the protein MHKPMLAALTVALGTLGAALAQGSASPTGPGPAQTTIPTPRPLPAPEPPVTVTATRNEPRALGFTPDKLARLKVPAGFQIKVMATNLGNARMMHVMPDGGIYLTRRQQNDIWYLKDVNKDGLFDAGERRMVAQNLKLVHGLDVKGGKLYAVGEKTIWVMDMSRDGGLSVPRVFADGFPDAGQHPARSLKWGPDGYLYASFGSTNNDAPTQNPEEATILRIRPDGQWREVYARGLRHTVGFGWHPITGTMYGLDMSMDWHGDDLPPEELNVIQRGRNYGWPFCYADRRPDPYTNSSQIPGKITKAEYCDLTQGSLLTYTAHASPIALNFYTATQFPAEYRNDAFVAFRGSWNRSAPSGYEIGRINFDAQNRPTAIQPFVTGFVYEEGGEWKQFGRVAGVATYTDGSLLFTDDQSGVIYRVLYTGGQ; encoded by the coding sequence ATGCACAAGCCCATGCTCGCTGCCCTGACGGTTGCGCTCGGTACCCTGGGGGCGGCCCTGGCCCAGGGGTCGGCCTCGCCCACCGGCCCCGGCCCCGCCCAGACGACGATTCCCACCCCGCGTCCGCTGCCCGCCCCCGAGCCGCCCGTCACCGTGACGGCCACCCGCAACGAGCCGCGTGCCCTGGGGTTCACGCCCGACAAGCTCGCCCGGCTGAAGGTTCCGGCGGGCTTCCAGATCAAGGTGATGGCGACGAACCTCGGCAACGCGCGGATGATGCACGTGATGCCCGACGGCGGGATCTATCTCACCCGGCGCCAGCAGAACGACATCTGGTACCTCAAGGATGTCAACAAGGACGGCCTCTTCGACGCGGGCGAGCGCCGCATGGTCGCGCAGAACCTCAAGCTGGTGCATGGGCTGGACGTGAAGGGGGGCAAGCTCTACGCGGTGGGCGAGAAGACCATCTGGGTCATGGACATGAGCCGCGACGGGGGCCTCAGCGTGCCGCGCGTCTTCGCCGACGGCTTCCCCGACGCCGGGCAGCACCCCGCCCGCAGCCTGAAGTGGGGGCCAGACGGCTACCTCTACGCCTCCTTCGGGTCCACCAACAACGACGCGCCCACCCAGAACCCGGAAGAAGCGACCATCCTGCGCATCCGCCCCGACGGGCAGTGGCGCGAGGTGTACGCGCGGGGCCTGCGCCACACCGTGGGCTTCGGCTGGCACCCGATCACCGGGACGATGTACGGCCTGGACATGAGCATGGACTGGCACGGCGACGACCTCCCGCCCGAGGAACTGAACGTCATCCAGCGTGGGCGCAACTACGGCTGGCCCTTCTGCTACGCCGACCGCCGCCCGGACCCGTACACCAACTCCAGCCAGATTCCCGGCAAGATCACCAAGGCCGAGTACTGCGACCTCACCCAGGGCAGCCTGCTGACCTACACGGCGCACGCCTCGCCCATCGCCCTGAACTTCTACACGGCGACCCAGTTCCCGGCCGAGTACCGCAATGACGCCTTCGTCGCCTTCCGGGGGTCGTGGAACCGCTCGGCCCCCAGCGGCTACGAGATCGGCCGCATCAACTTTGACGCTCAGAACCGGCCTACCGCCATTCAGCCCTTCGTGACCGGCTTCGTGTACGAGGAAGGCGGCGAGTGGAAGCAGTTCGGGCGCGTGGCGGGCGTGGCGACCTACACCGACGGCAGCCTGCTCTTTACCGACGACCAGAGCGGCGTGATCTACCGCGTGCTGTACACGGGAGGCCAGTAA
- a CDS encoding superoxide dismutase family protein: MKLQTRRVLTLGALALGAAMAGGAGAPMTMAPASTPLSATAAMRDPAGQVLGTARFVQQGMGVQVTVEVRGLTPGQHGMHVHEYGRCTPGVDEATNTIVPFGGAGGHYDPGMSKNHDDPQAPNKYGHGGDAPMLNVGADGVGRATFTTDKFSLTGMNGALNRTLVIHARPDDYKSDPAGMSGARERCGVLVRDGLTTRDYTLPGAQDFPEGVAYDARRGILYTGSAVNGTIYAINAANGVVSKFQEGGALGRQAALGLKVDARGRLWIAGGAQGTVSILTPDGMTLKVLETPKSPNPYVNDLTPAPDGNVYVTDSNRPVIFRVDRNLNLTAWLNLAGTPVKYGPGVNLNGIVPTPDGRSLLAVQTNTGELWRIDLRTKAVRRVMTGLTNGDGLLLDGRTLYVTRNKDQVVSKVSLSADYGTGQLVTEEPLRGLRFPATLAMVGGDLVVTQAQLDRNMAGIPPETPFRLTRFGKF; this comes from the coding sequence ATGAAGCTGCAAACCAGAAGGGTCCTGACCCTGGGTGCCCTCGCCCTGGGCGCGGCGATGGCGGGCGGGGCGGGTGCCCCCATGACGATGGCCCCGGCCAGCACGCCCCTCAGCGCGACGGCGGCGATGCGTGACCCCGCCGGGCAGGTGCTGGGGACCGCCCGCTTTGTGCAGCAGGGGATGGGCGTGCAGGTCACCGTGGAGGTGCGCGGCCTGACGCCCGGCCAGCACGGGATGCACGTCCACGAATACGGACGCTGCACCCCCGGCGTGGACGAGGCCACGAACACCATCGTGCCCTTTGGTGGGGCGGGGGGTCACTACGACCCCGGCATGAGCAAGAACCACGACGACCCGCAGGCCCCCAACAAGTACGGCCACGGCGGCGACGCCCCGATGCTGAACGTGGGCGCCGACGGGGTGGGCCGCGCGACCTTCACCACCGACAAGTTCAGCCTGACGGGGATGAATGGAGCGCTGAACCGCACCCTGGTCATCCACGCCCGCCCCGACGACTACAAGTCCGACCCGGCGGGCATGTCAGGTGCCCGCGAGCGCTGCGGCGTCCTCGTGCGCGACGGCCTCACCACCCGCGACTACACCCTGCCCGGCGCCCAGGACTTCCCCGAAGGCGTGGCCTACGACGCCCGCCGGGGCATCCTGTACACCGGCAGCGCGGTCAACGGCACCATCTACGCGATCAACGCCGCGAACGGCGTGGTCAGCAAGTTCCAGGAAGGCGGGGCGCTGGGCCGTCAGGCCGCGCTGGGACTGAAGGTGGACGCGCGGGGCCGCCTGTGGATCGCGGGCGGCGCACAGGGCACGGTGAGCATCCTGACGCCCGACGGCATGACGTTGAAGGTGCTGGAGACGCCGAAGTCGCCCAACCCCTACGTCAACGACCTGACGCCCGCCCCCGACGGCAACGTCTACGTGACCGACTCCAACCGCCCGGTGATCTTCCGGGTGGACCGCAACTTGAACCTCACGGCGTGGCTGAACCTCGCCGGGACGCCGGTCAAGTACGGCCCCGGCGTGAATCTCAACGGCATCGTGCCCACCCCCGACGGGCGCTCGCTGCTGGCCGTTCAGACGAACACGGGCGAGTTGTGGCGCATCGACCTGCGGACCAAGGCGGTGCGCCGGGTGATGACGGGCCTGACCAACGGCGACGGCCTGTTGCTGGACGGCCGCACCCTCTACGTCACCCGCAACAAGGATCAGGTCGTGAGCAAGGTCAGCCTCTCGGCCGACTACGGGACGGGCCAGCTGGTCACCGAAGAACCCCTGCGCGGCCTGCGCTTCCCGGCGACGCTGGCGATGGTCGGGGGCGACCTCGTGGTGACGCAGGCGCAGCTCGACCGCAACATGGCGGGCATTCCGCCGGAGACGCCCTTCCGGCTGACGCGCTTCGGCAAGTTCTGA
- a CDS encoding ABC transporter ATP-binding protein, protein MTLSEVQAPPLRPVPAAPEAPVALEVRGLHKRYGAQTVLHDIHLSVQSGEIYALTGPNGAGKSTLIRTVTGLAFPTSGEVRLMGRDVHGDGPRARAALGAVVEAPARFYGQFSGSRNLRMHAELAAMTPGRPRVDQARIREVLALVELTRMADRRVSEYSLGQRQRLGVASAILARPSVLILDEPTSGLDALGIGLIHRIVTDLAGQGCAVVLSTHHLREIASYAHTVGILTGGRLVDTLDLRARQAAFRFRVDDPVRAAALLERLPGVSRTSLRPPYLIAGLDSEAGVPQALAALAAGGIRVFEASPDLFDLYEYYRERVEQA, encoded by the coding sequence ATGACCCTTTCCGAAGTTCAGGCGCCTCCGCTGCGGCCCGTGCCCGCCGCGCCCGAGGCCCCAGTTGCGCTGGAGGTCCGGGGCCTGCACAAACGCTACGGCGCCCAGACGGTGCTGCACGACATCCACCTGAGCGTGCAGTCCGGCGAGATCTATGCGCTGACCGGTCCCAACGGCGCGGGCAAAAGCACCCTGATCCGCACGGTGACCGGGCTGGCCTTTCCCACGTCGGGCGAGGTGCGGCTGATGGGACGCGACGTGCATGGGGACGGCCCGCGCGCCCGCGCGGCGCTGGGCGCGGTGGTGGAGGCGCCCGCCCGCTTTTACGGGCAGTTCAGCGGGAGCCGCAACCTGCGGATGCACGCCGAGCTGGCCGCCATGACGCCGGGCCGCCCGCGCGTGGACCAGGCCCGCATCCGCGAGGTGCTGGCGCTCGTCGAGCTGACCCGCATGGCGGACCGCCGGGTCTCGGAGTATTCGCTGGGGCAGCGGCAACGGCTGGGGGTGGCGAGCGCGATCCTGGCGCGGCCCTCGGTCCTGATTCTCGACGAGCCGACCAGCGGGCTGGACGCGCTGGGCATCGGGCTGATCCACCGCATCGTGACCGACCTGGCGGGCCAGGGCTGCGCGGTGGTCCTGAGCACCCACCACCTGCGCGAGATCGCCTCCTATGCCCATACGGTCGGCATTCTGACTGGCGGGCGGCTGGTGGACACCCTCGACCTGCGCGCCCGGCAGGCGGCCTTCCGCTTCCGGGTGGACGACCCGGTCCGGGCGGCGGCGCTGCTGGAACGTCTGCCCGGCGTCTCGCGCACCAGCCTGCGCCCGCCGTACCTGATCGCCGGGCTGGACAGCGAGGCGGGCGTACCGCAGGCGCTGGCTGCCCTGGCGGCCGGGGGCATCCGGGTGTTCGAGGCGAGTCCCGACCTCTTCGACCTGTACGAGTACTACCGCGAGCGCGTGGAGCAGGCCTGA
- a CDS encoding ABC transporter permease: MLTLIALEFRKLLKARSARLALLVCFGLPLLWPLAPRLEALFQVDLTSGWQLPAVSLGVLVQFLLPLFIAVTCAELIGAEVSGGTLAPLLLRPVNRTRVLLGKLLVALLYPALLIAATVAGSLLAGLFLGLGPFTGGTGLGPGYFAGVGALTPGDALGQVLRGALLAAVMLMPVAALALLFGVLYLGTAPAALATLATLSVLRLLVVFPESVQRLLLTSHLDLYARQGGVLQGLVLLLIYTAAFGWLAVYAFERRDV; encoded by the coding sequence ATGCTGACCCTGATTGCCCTGGAATTCCGCAAGCTGCTCAAGGCGCGCAGCGCCCGCCTCGCGCTGCTGGTGTGCTTTGGGCTGCCGCTGCTGTGGCCGCTGGCGCCCCGGCTGGAAGCCCTGTTTCAGGTGGACCTGACGAGCGGCTGGCAGCTTCCAGCCGTCAGCCTGGGGGTGCTGGTGCAGTTTCTGCTGCCGCTCTTTATCGCCGTGACCTGCGCGGAACTCATCGGCGCGGAGGTCAGCGGGGGCACGCTGGCGCCGCTGCTGCTGCGCCCGGTGAACCGCACCCGGGTGCTGCTGGGCAAGCTGCTCGTCGCGTTGCTATACCCGGCGCTGCTGATCGCGGCCACCGTCGCCGGGTCGCTGCTGGCGGGCCTGTTTCTGGGGCTGGGGCCGTTTACGGGCGGCACCGGGCTGGGGCCGGGCTATTTCGCGGGCGTGGGCGCCCTGACGCCGGGCGACGCGCTGGGGCAGGTCCTGCGCGGGGCGCTGCTCGCCGCCGTCATGCTGATGCCGGTCGCCGCCCTCGCGCTGCTGTTCGGGGTGCTGTACCTGGGCACCGCCCCCGCCGCGCTCGCCACCCTGGCGACCCTCAGCGTGCTGCGCCTGCTGGTCGTCTTTCCGGAGAGCGTGCAGCGCCTCTTGCTGACCAGTCACCTCGACCTGTATGCGCGGCAAGGCGGCGTCCTCCAGGGGCTGGTGCTGCTGCTGATCTACACGGCGGCCTTCGGGTGGCTGGCGGTCTACGCCTTCGAGCGGCGGGACGTGTAG
- a CDS encoding GreA/GreB family elongation factor, which produces MADEIQVTAEGYQRLEENLAKERERLEDARRSLAASLDDATDLEDRSLEAAQFDLPSMEARILELEDVLARAVIVEAAPDGRGGVTLGTVVVLEEAGQGREMRVQLVSAVEVDALAQGVTQVSDDSPVGQALLGRRVGESFEVEQAERRLRYTVKSLG; this is translated from the coding sequence ATGGCAGACGAGATTCAGGTGACGGCAGAAGGCTACCAGCGGCTGGAGGAGAATCTGGCAAAAGAACGTGAGCGGCTGGAGGACGCGCGGCGGAGCCTGGCCGCCTCGCTCGACGACGCGACCGACCTCGAAGACCGCAGCCTGGAGGCCGCGCAGTTCGACCTTCCCAGCATGGAGGCCCGCATCCTCGAACTCGAAGACGTGCTGGCGCGCGCCGTGATCGTCGAGGCCGCGCCGGACGGGCGTGGAGGGGTCACGCTGGGCACGGTCGTGGTGCTGGAGGAAGCCGGGCAGGGCCGCGAGATGCGCGTGCAGCTGGTCAGCGCGGTCGAGGTGGACGCGCTCGCCCAGGGGGTGACCCAGGTCAGCGACGACAGCCCGGTCGGACAGGCGCTGCTGGGCCGCCGGGTGGGGGAGAGCTTCGAGGTCGAGCAGGCCGAGCGCAGGCTGCGCTACACGGTCAAGAGCCTGGGGTAG
- a CDS encoding GTP-binding protein, with protein sequence MSTINFAAREINCKIVYYGPGMSGKTTNLKHVFSKVPAGLRGDMVSLATEDERTLFFDFLPLDLGTVQGFKTRFHLYTVPGQVFYNASRKLILRGVDGIVFVADSAPNRLRANAESMRNLRENLAEHGIDVRDVPIVLQVNKRDIDGALPTEMIRAVIDPKKELTLFEATAHNGGGVFETLKSVSKLVLDRLSQNK encoded by the coding sequence ATGAGCACCATCAATTTCGCGGCGCGCGAGATCAACTGCAAGATCGTCTATTACGGCCCCGGCATGTCGGGCAAGACCACCAACCTCAAGCACGTCTTTTCCAAGGTGCCTGCCGGGCTGCGCGGCGACATGGTGAGCCTCGCCACCGAAGACGAGCGCACCCTCTTTTTCGACTTCCTGCCGCTGGACCTGGGCACCGTGCAGGGCTTCAAGACGCGCTTTCACCTGTACACCGTGCCCGGGCAGGTCTTTTACAACGCCAGCCGCAAGCTGATCTTGCGCGGGGTGGACGGCATCGTGTTCGTGGCCGACTCGGCGCCCAACCGCCTGCGCGCCAACGCCGAGAGCATGCGCAACCTGCGCGAGAACCTCGCCGAGCACGGCATCGACGTGCGCGACGTGCCCATCGTGTTGCAGGTCAACAAGCGCGACATCGACGGCGCCCTCCCCACCGAGATGATCCGCGCCGTGATCGACCCCAAAAAGGAACTTACCCTTTTCGAGGCGACCGCCCACAACGGCGGCGGCGTTTTCGAGACCCTCAAGAGCGTGAGCAAGCTGGTGCTGGACCGGCTGTCGCAGAACAAGTAG
- a CDS encoding roadblock/LC7 domain-containing protein: MIEPTLALYGDAFERVDRHLEELLAATGVRYCLLVDRKGFVLSHKEALWAPRPPALDSVATLVASNAAATAALANMLGERTFSEQIHQGEQGTLYVESVGDSALLTLIFDVSVPLGRVKVHTKKSIAQVALILEELADAPPVQFSDDFSSGANALLDDLFG, from the coding sequence ATGATTGAACCGACCCTCGCCCTGTACGGCGACGCTTTTGAACGGGTGGACCGTCACCTGGAGGAGCTGCTCGCGGCGACCGGCGTGCGTTACTGCCTGCTGGTGGACCGCAAGGGCTTCGTGCTCTCGCACAAAGAAGCCCTGTGGGCGCCCCGCCCCCCGGCCCTCGACAGCGTCGCCACCCTGGTCGCCTCCAACGCCGCCGCCACCGCCGCCCTGGCGAACATGCTGGGCGAGCGCACCTTCAGCGAGCAGATTCACCAGGGCGAGCAGGGCACCCTGTACGTCGAGTCGGTGGGCGACTCCGCGCTGCTGACCCTGATTTTCGACGTGTCGGTGCCGCTGGGGCGCGTCAAGGTCCACACCAAGAAGTCCATCGCGCAGGTCGCCCTGATTCTTGAAGAGCTGGCCGACGCGCCGCCCGTGCAGTTCAGCGACGACTTTTCCAGCGGGGCCAACGCCCTGCTCGACGACCTGTTCGGCTAA
- a CDS encoding metallophosphoesterase family protein produces the protein MPHVRLAVIADIHGNADALRAVLADAEAQGAERIIVNGDVVNRGPDSVEALSLLLARDDVTFTLGNHDDLVRLWHGRSETLPGDWFTDPFWGATDWTATELGRAGLLDVPGGWPLTLTLESPGLPEVLIAHGTPADYRESLSERTDPGRVAELAGGAGVLVGSHIHRPARANRGGVLVLNTGAAGTPMDGDPRAQYLLLTATGQGWRPELRRVPYDRSGVLRRFETSGLLATGLSAEIFRDEVASARSLYTPYWMWTETHGYPRDARSWAAFQRQHPL, from the coding sequence ATGCCCCACGTGCGCCTCGCCGTCATCGCGGACATCCACGGCAATGCCGACGCCCTGCGCGCCGTGCTGGCCGACGCGGAGGCACAGGGGGCCGAGCGCATCATCGTGAACGGCGACGTGGTGAACCGGGGGCCGGATTCGGTGGAGGCCCTGTCGCTGCTGCTCGCGCGCGACGACGTGACCTTTACCCTGGGCAACCACGACGACCTCGTGCGGCTGTGGCACGGGCGCTCGGAGACCTTGCCGGGCGACTGGTTCACCGACCCCTTCTGGGGGGCGACCGACTGGACGGCGACCGAACTGGGCCGCGCCGGGCTGCTGGACGTGCCGGGGGGCTGGCCGCTGACCCTGACGCTGGAGTCGCCGGGACTGCCGGAGGTCCTGATCGCCCACGGCACCCCGGCCGACTACCGCGAGAGCCTCAGCGAGCGCACGGACCCCGGGCGGGTGGCCGAACTCGCGGGCGGGGCGGGCGTGCTGGTCGGCTCGCACATCCACCGCCCGGCGCGCGCCAACCGGGGCGGCGTGCTGGTGCTGAACACCGGGGCCGCCGGAACCCCGATGGACGGCGACCCCCGCGCCCAGTACCTGCTGCTGACCGCCACGGGGCAGGGCTGGCGGCCCGAGCTGCGCCGGGTGCCCTACGACCGCTCCGGCGTGCTGCGCCGCTTCGAGACCAGCGGCCTGCTGGCGACTGGCCTCAGCGCCGAGATCTTCCGCGACGAGGTGGCCTCGGCCCGCAGCCTCTACACCCCCTACTGGATGTGGACAGAGACGCACGGGTACCCCCGGGACGCCCGCTCGTGGGCCGCCTTCCAGCGCCAACATCCGCTGTAG